CATTGATTGTACTCCTATCGTTGCCATTACTGGCCAGGTAGCCTCACATTTGTTGGGCACCGACGCCTTCCAGGAAACTGACGTTATAGGTATTACAACTCCCATTTGTAAATGGAACTATCAGGTAACCAATGCCGATGAGATTCCAGAGATACTTTCCAAAGCCTTTTTTATTGCAAAAGCCGGAAAACCAGGACCGGTATTGGTGGATATCACAAAAGATGCCCAGCAAGGATTGATGACAAAGCCTTTTGAATACAAAAAAACTACCTATTTGCCGGGTTATCATCCAAGAGTAACTCCGAAACATGATCAGATAGAAAGGGCGGTTGAGTTGATCAATAATGCAAAAAGACCTTATGTGCTGTTTGGCCATGGTGTTTTGATTTCTCAGGCAATGCAGGAATTCAAAGAATTCATTGAAAAAACTGATATTCCATGTGCTAGTACCTTATTGGGTATTTCTGCCATTCCGATTGACCACCCCAATTATATGGGTTGGCTGGGAATGCACGGAATGTATGCTCCAAATGTAATGACGGATCAATGTGACGTCCTTATCGCAATCGGTATGCGTTTTGATGACAGGGTGACCGGCGATGCTTCGCTTTTTGCTAAACAAGCCAAAATTGTTCACATCGAAATTGACCCAGCCGAAATCGACAAAATCAAAAAAGCAGAAGCTCCTGTAGTAGGTGACGTTAAAGAAGCTTTGAAATTGATGCTTCCTTTGGTGAAAAAAGGTGACTTCACTGCCTGGAAAAACGAATTCCGTAAACTTGAACCCAGAGAAAAAGAATTTGTAACTGACCGCGATTTGAAATTTGAAGGCAAAATAAAAATGGCCGAAGTAGTCAGGATGGTTTCTGATAAAACAAAAGGAGAGGCTTGTATCGTAGTAGATGTGGGTCAGCACCAGATGGTTTCGGCCAGATATTATGAATTCAAAAAATGCCACTCTTATATTGCCTCTGGTGGCCTCGGAACAATGGGTTATGCTATTCCGGCCTCGCTTGGTGCCAAAATGGGTGCTCCTGACCGTCAGGTAATTGCATTTATCGGTGACGGTTGCTTCCAAATGACCATTCAGGAATTGGGTACTATATCTCAAACCGGCCAGGAAGTTAAACTTATCATTCTGAATAATAATTATTTAGGAATGGTGAGACAATGGCAACAATTGTTTTTCGAAAAAAGATATTCATTTGTAGAACTTCATAATCCTGATTTCATTATGGTTGCCAAAGGTTTCGGGATTGAAGGGAAAAAGGTGTCAGAAAGGTCAAATTTAAATGATGCCATTGACGAGATGCTAAATCATAAAGGCTCTTATGTGTTGGAAGTGGTGGTCGAAAAAGAAGAGAACGTTTTCCCGATGGTTCCGGCAGGAAAAAGTGTATCAGAAATTAGACTTCATTAATAATTTAACTTACAAAAATGCTTTTTTTAGTATTTTCTAAAAATATAATATTGTTATGACAACATACACATTATGCGTTTTTACCGAAAACAGCATAGGTCTTCTCAATAAAATCACCATCATATTTACCCGTAGAAGGATTAATATTGAGTCTTTGACTGTATCTGAAACCGAAAGAAAGGGAGTTTCGAGGTTTACGATTGTTATTAAGCATCCCAAGAGAGAGGAAGTTGAGAAACTGGTTAGACAAATCAGAAAAATCGTAGAAGTGCTTTCTGTTTTTGGATACCTCAACCAGGATATTGTTTACAACGAAATCGCTCTGTTCAAAATAGCCACTCCTCTTGGTGGAAAACCTATAGACATTGATGCTATCAACTCCATCTATAAAGCATGGGTAGTGTATTGGGAGCTTGATTATGTAGTAATTCAAAAAACCGGTAC
The sequence above is a segment of the Cytophagaceae bacterium genome. Coding sequences within it:
- the ilvB gene encoding biosynthetic-type acetolactate synthase large subunit; this encodes MSKELEVMDQEKEGTSIKKALTGGQALMECFLAEGVETIFGYPGGAIMPIYDGLYDYTDRLNHVLVRHEQGAVHAAEGFARASGRVGVCMATSGPGATNLVTGLADAIIDCTPIVAITGQVASHLLGTDAFQETDVIGITTPICKWNYQVTNADEIPEILSKAFFIAKAGKPGPVLVDITKDAQQGLMTKPFEYKKTTYLPGYHPRVTPKHDQIERAVELINNAKRPYVLFGHGVLISQAMQEFKEFIEKTDIPCASTLLGISAIPIDHPNYMGWLGMHGMYAPNVMTDQCDVLIAIGMRFDDRVTGDASLFAKQAKIVHIEIDPAEIDKIKKAEAPVVGDVKEALKLMLPLVKKGDFTAWKNEFRKLEPREKEFVTDRDLKFEGKIKMAEVVRMVSDKTKGEACIVVDVGQHQMVSARYYEFKKCHSYIASGGLGTMGYAIPASLGAKMGAPDRQVIAFIGDGCFQMTIQELGTISQTGQEVKLIILNNNYLGMVRQWQQLFFEKRYSFVELHNPDFIMVAKGFGIEGKKVSERSNLNDAIDEMLNHKGSYVLEVVVEKEENVFPMVPAGKSVSEIRLH
- the ilvN gene encoding acetolactate synthase small subunit — encoded protein: MTTYTLCVFTENSIGLLNKITIIFTRRRINIESLTVSETERKGVSRFTIVIKHPKREEVEKLVRQIRKIVEVLSVFGYLNQDIVYNEIALFKIATPLGGKPIDIDAINSIYKAWVVYWELDYVVIQKTGTEEEIFEFFKYLKPHGIIEFVRSGRVAVGKTHRGLVEFLPEDQEWEYYL